The region GCTCTTCTGGATACCCCATTTCTGTACGTAACGGTTAAAGCAATGGGCTTCAGCTCAGAGAAACCTTAATGTCTCCGAGCGTCAGAACCTTCCTCCCATCTCTTTCAAGCTCCTCTATGAGCTGCTTTGTTGGATTGCCATGGTAGAAGATCACGTATTCCGGATCACAGTGATTGACCATGTCAACGATTCCTTCATAATCAACATGGTCGCTAACAACAATTCTCCTCCTGTAGAACCTCTGCGCAGACAGAACAAAACCGTTTTTTACCTCTCTCGGCGAGACCAGCCTGGAATCTCCCGGTTCAAACTCTATTCCAAGCACCTTACAGATTTTTCCAATTTTTTCTGACGCCTGAAAGCCGATACCATTTTCCGAGAGAAGACTTGCAATCCTCTGGGCCTTCCCTATTGGATACACTCCAAGCTCGTAACCCTGTTCAGCCACCTCAATAACCCTGTCCAGTTCATCGTTGAAGACATGGACCGGGTGACCGTAGGTGGCCTCAGTGATCAGCACATCACACTGAGGAAGGCTTGAGTAATCCTTCACATCACCTGTGATGAGCAAACTGTTTTCTCTGAAATAATAGGCAGATGAACCGTGCATGTGGTGTGTGGGATACGTCTCAATGGTGACGCCGGAGAGATTGAGCTTTTCACCAACCTGGTGAACTATCCCCCTGAATGTCTGATTTTCAGTGGCATTTAGAATCTTGGATGTTTCTACAGACGCTATGGCCTTGAAGTTCTTCATGTTCCTGTTACCGTAATGATCCGTGTGCGCATGAGTTATGATGTTGTATCCCCTGCCCGGTGAGCTGTCGATATGAAAATCGACGTTAAGCTCTCTGACTCTCACAGACAGGTGGGGTCTGAATCTCGACCCAAACCTTCGCCTGAAAACAAGAATCCCGTACGATTCCGCTATCTCGAGCAGTTCCATTCATCTATCCCTCTTCTTTCTGTAACAGATCATGCAATCCTGGCATTT is a window of Geoglobus acetivorans DNA encoding:
- a CDS encoding MBL fold metallo-hydrolase, which produces MELLEIAESYGILVFRRRFGSRFRPHLSVRVRELNVDFHIDSSPGRGYNIITHAHTDHYGNRNMKNFKAIASVETSKILNATENQTFRGIVHQVGEKLNLSGVTIETYPTHHMHGSSAYYFRENSLLITGDVKDYSSLPQCDVLITEATYGHPVHVFNDELDRVIEVAEQGYELGVYPIGKAQRIASLLSENGIGFQASEKIGKICKVLGIEFEPGDSRLVSPREVKNGFVLSAQRFYRRRIVVSDHVDYEGIVDMVNHCDPEYVIFYHGNPTKQLIEELERDGRKVLTLGDIKVSLS